A DNA window from Chryseobacterium sp. MEBOG06 contains the following coding sequences:
- a CDS encoding PepSY-associated TM helix domain-containing protein yields MSTGKSKPKKKNNRSLFYRISAWLHLWLGLFSGIIIVIICITGVTWSFRDEIKDWLNPDLKIEAAPGKPMANPAELYLTAKKLYPDQEISFIWRPTGKAAMVGFGKRNPGYVLHLDPYTAEVIRKPSFKEEFDFFEWTLRGHRFLWLPSEIGRPVINYSTFIFFITLLSGLVLWWPKKWTKAMRKQSFSVKWDAKIKRLNYDLHNVFGFYTLIILLVVSMTGMYYGLPWFNKFLYFTTSLGKTADKERKELKNITSYQPEKLPESILLAWEDAIGRVEAKGYYLSVPKDSAETIGIYLYPSHRKFYDLQSFSYDRNTGVRLINNSAYAAPFEKADFATKVQKLNYDLHVGSALGGIWGRILYFFITIIGASLPITGFMVWWFKKKKKGT; encoded by the coding sequence ATGAGTACCGGAAAATCCAAACCCAAAAAGAAAAATAACCGTAGTTTGTTCTACAGAATATCGGCCTGGCTGCATTTGTGGCTGGGGCTGTTTTCCGGAATTATTATTGTTATCATTTGTATTACAGGAGTTACATGGTCTTTTCGGGATGAGATCAAAGACTGGCTCAATCCTGACTTGAAAATTGAAGCTGCTCCGGGAAAACCAATGGCTAATCCTGCTGAACTTTACCTCACTGCTAAAAAACTTTACCCTGATCAGGAGATCTCGTTTATATGGCGTCCTACAGGAAAAGCAGCTATGGTAGGGTTTGGCAAAAGAAATCCCGGCTATGTCCTTCATTTGGATCCTTATACCGCCGAGGTGATCCGCAAACCAAGCTTTAAAGAAGAATTTGATTTCTTTGAATGGACTTTAAGGGGGCATCGCTTCTTGTGGCTGCCTTCCGAAATTGGCAGGCCGGTGATCAATTATTCCACCTTTATATTTTTTATCACCTTGCTGAGCGGATTAGTCTTATGGTGGCCAAAGAAATGGACAAAAGCAATGCGAAAGCAGAGCTTCTCTGTAAAATGGGACGCCAAGATCAAAAGACTGAACTACGACCTTCATAATGTTTTTGGATTTTATACCCTCATCATTCTTTTGGTAGTCTCTATGACAGGAATGTATTATGGGTTACCCTGGTTTAATAAGTTTCTTTATTTTACAACTTCTCTGGGCAAAACGGCAGATAAAGAACGTAAAGAATTAAAAAATATCACTTCCTATCAACCGGAAAAATTACCGGAATCCATATTGCTGGCCTGGGAAGATGCCATAGGAAGAGTAGAAGCAAAAGGATATTACCTTTCTGTTCCTAAAGATTCTGCAGAAACAATAGGCATTTACTTATATCCTTCACACCGTAAGTTTTACGATCTTCAGAGTTTCAGTTATGACAGAAATACGGGGGTGAGGCTTATTAATAATTCCGCATATGCCGCTCCATTTGAAAAGGCAGATTTTGCTACAAAGGTTCAGAAACTTAATTATGACCTTCATGTAGGATCAGCGCTTGGGGGAATTTGGGGAAGAATTTTATACTTTTTCATCACCATTATAGGGGCTTCTCTTCCCATTACCGGTTTTATGGTATGGTGGTTTAAGAAAAAGAAGAAAGGAACCTGA